A window of Streptomyces sp. NBC_01241 genomic DNA:
CCCCGACGTCCTGATCCTCGACGACTTCGCCATGCGCCAGATGACCGCCGCCCAGGCCGACGACCTCTACGAGCTGGTCAGCGAGCGGCAGGGACGATCTCTGATCATCACCAGCAACCGGGCTCCCAGCGACTGGTATCCCCTGTTCCCCAACCCCGTCGTCGCCGAATCGCTCCTCGACCGGCTGATCAACACCAGCCACCAGGTCATCATGAACGGTCCCAGCTACCGACCCAACAAACGCCCCAGGAACCCGGCCGACAAGAACGGAACAGCAGCCTCATAGGGCAGCTGACCATGGGAATCATCGGATCGGCGCCTGGGCCGTGGGGCTCAGGCGCCTCGGCCTCGGTTCGCCGACGCTAGTTGATATTGATGTTGAACGTGGAGACCTTGCCGTCCGCAGCGGTGAGGGTGACCGGCCCGAAGGTGATAATCACGGCCGAGTTGCCTCCCGGACCCTTGTAGTAGCCCGCCGCTCCGGTGACCCGGACAGCCAATGCCACGAGCGTCGACGCACCTTGCTCATCGGCGTTGATCTCCGGCTGGGCAAGGGCGGGATGCCCGTTGGCTTCTGCCCAGTCACGGAACCTGCGGGCGTCCCGGCTCATATCGGGCAGGATGCTCTTGTTGGCCCAGGCCCACAGCCATGAGCCCGAGCCGGGGCTGAAACTGCCGAGGATCTGAGCGGGCGCTGTCGCCGTCTTGTCGGGGAAGGTCCAGGTGATGATGCCGGTCGTCTGGTCCAGATCCCAGCGGTCCGCTGAACCCAGCCCCCAAGACATGTGGGCACGACCCAACTGTTCGATCATGTCTTCGCCCTGCAGAAGCAGGGGGCTCAGGTCGGCTCGCTCTCCAGCCTGACCAGCACTCTCCGGCTCATTGGCCCGCTTGAACATACCCATGCCGCGGAGTCTGCCAGAGGCCACCGACCAGTCGACGACGGCCTCTTACACCTGACACCTCGCCACCGACAGGGTGGGGAATTACGTGACCACACGGCCGGGGAATTACGTGATCGTCCACAGCAACGGACGATTTCGCGTCGGGTCTTGCCCTCCTTGATGCGGCGCTCGTAGTAGTCCTGGGTGCGCGGGTCGACCCGCAGGCGGGTGAACACGATGCGATGCGGCGCAGCATTGGCCTGCCGGTCGCCGCCGCGGTTGAGGCGACGGTACTGCCGGCGTCCCGAGGAACGCTCGACGGGACTGACCCCGCACAAAGCGGCGAAGGACGCCCTGCACGCTCTTCCTGACAGTGTCGCCCGGGCTGGGCACGGGGAACGCGCTGGTGGTGATGCTGCTGGTGCAGCTCGGGTGGTGGCGGTGACGGGGCTGCTGAATCTGCGGCCGCCCCGGGTGGTCGGCTGAGACGCGGGTGCTCGGCCGAGAGCTGAGCGGGACCGGCCGCGCCCGGTACGGCAGCAGGGCCCGGACCGCGCGTCGCGGTCCGGGCCCTGCCCCATGCGGTGCCGCCCTGCGGCGGCGGTGCGTCAGCTCTGTGCGGTGTCGTCGCTCGTCTGCCCGGCGCCCTCGGCTGCGCCTGCCTTCTCGCGCATCTTGCGCACCAGCTCCGCCTTCTGGTCGGCTGCACCCTGGCGGTCGAGGTTGCGGTGCGGACCGTTGTTCTGCCGTTCGGCGCGGGACAGCTTCTTGCGCTGGCCGCCGCCCATGCCCACGGGGTTGTTGATGTTCTTGCTCACGGTCACGGGTTCTCCCGGTAATGATGTGAAGTGATCTACGGATTCATCGGTGGGGGACGGGCGGCGACGTCGAAGGACGTCAGCAGGGGCCCATCACGCTCTCACTCGTAAATCGGCGTCTGGAAGAACATGACAAAGACGTTACCCGGTTCCGTCGGCCCCGCACACCAACCTTTTCGCCGCCCCGGCGTCGGCCGGGCCTTCGGCGAGCGCCCGGGGCCAGCCGTTTCCTTCCGGGAATCTCAGCACCGCCAGCACCCGCCGGAGGTCGCCGCCCGCCCGGGGCAGGTCCAGATGGGCGTTACTGGGCCGCCGCGGGCGTTGTCAGTGGTCGCGAGCACACTGACGGCATGAGAGACCATCTCACTTGCGCCACGCCGTTACGGCCAGCCTCGCTGCGGAACGTCTGCGCAGCGAGGCGTCGTTCGCGGCGCTGTGCGCGGTCAGCCCACCCTAGTGCGACCGACGACTCCGTGACACAGCTGGGAACTGATCACCGGGCTACGGAGTCCGTCATAGTGTGAACGGCCGGGATGCCAGTGAAGTGGTGGGGAAGTTGTGACGAACAGCAGCGGTAGCAATCCGTCGGCAGCGGGTCCGGGCACGTCTGCGCCGGGGCAGCCGCGCTGGGCCTGGTGGGTCGTAGGCATCGTCGTGCCCGTCGTTGGCATCGCAGCCACGGTGTTCGTGAGCAACCGGCACAGCTCTGCTGACGACTCGAAGCCACCCGCCGTCGCGGGGGCACCGTCTGCCACGCATGATCAAGCCAAGCCAGCCGCATCAGCGGATCCGGCCAGCCCGGAGAACACGGCGTCCCGCGCCATGTTCGGTCCACACGACATTCAGTTCCGGACCAGCGCCTACGGGGTTGACATCGACTTCGACACGCGCAAGCCGCTTGTTGCGGATGACCTCAAGGGCGCCGACTTGTCGGCCGTCACTGATGGAAGCGGGACGGCTGGTTCCACCAACTTCCATGGCGGCCCCCGGCTCGCGGCGATCATCGCGCCGATTTCGGGAAGTGATGCTGATCCAACCGAGGCGCAGTGCGCGGAGGCGTTGCGGAGCAACGGCGACCCCATGCTGCAGGACCCGCCTCAGGATGCGCAGTTCTGTGTTCAGACCACCGAGGGGCGTATTGCGTTCGTGCGTGTCGTGTCGGCCGCACCGGGTGGGCACACCATGAGGCTCACAGCGACGGTTTGGGACCTCGCCACCTAGGACTTGTCCGGCCGATCACCGGGCCTGCGTAGTTCTGGACGCGCGCTGCAGCGGATGTCATGATCACGCTGTCGTCGGGTGTGGGCCCGAGGCCCCGGGATCCGCTCCCGGGGCCCGGACTCAGGCTATGCGGACCCTGTTTGTTCTGCTGACTCGTCCCACACCTGGCTCTGGTAAGCGTGAGCCTCAGCGCACAGTTCGCCTAGATAGTGCAGCAGGGCCCTCGGGTCGGGGTTCACCAGTGCGATACGGACGACCGTACCCACGACCGTCGCGTCATCCAGGGACAACACCCATGCCTTGATCGTTTCTCGGTCAGCGCTCACTGGCGGCATGGAGAGAATTCCGGGAAGATCACGGCGAGCCTGTGTGGCCTGAATGCTCAGGGCGCCCCGTTCTGCTGCGGGCATGGCGCCTGCCGAGGGTCTGTACGGTAACCGGTGTAACTCCCGAGCTGGAAGCGACAGTTGATGACTGACGTGATGAGTGACATCAAGGCCGGGGAGGCCGCCGTGGGTGCGCTGGATGCTGTGGATGACAGTCTGGTTGCCGAACTGGTGGCCCGGGCCCAGGCCGGCGGAGTGAAGCTGACCGGCGAGGGCGGCCTTCTGGCGGAGCTGACGCGCAAGGTGCTGGAGTCCGCGCTGGAGGGTGAGCTGACCGACCACCTCGGACACGAGCCCGGTGAACGGGTCGAGGGCGGCCGGGAGAATTACCGCAACGGCCACCGGTCCAAGACCGTGACCACCGAGGTCGGCCCGGTGGAGATCGCGGTGCCGCGGGACCGGGCGGGCACGTTCGAACCGCAGCTGGTCAAGAAGCGCCAGCGGCGCCTGGGCGGCGTGGACGAGATGGTCCTGTCCCTGTCCGCGAAGGGCCTTACCCACGGCGAGATCTCCGCCCACCTGGCCGAGGTCTACGGCACGGAGGTCTCCAAGACCACTGTCTCCACGATCACCGACAGCGTGATGGCCGGCATGGCCGAATGGCAGAACCGTCCCCTGGACAGCGGGCGGTTTCTAGCGGTGATTGCGAATCACGGAAACTGTGATGCTATGCCCCAGTCTTGCATGACCTCGGACGGAGTACGGTCTCCCAGGACCATTCGGGGGCGCTCGTTGAGCTGACGGGCCACGGCCGTCAGGTTGCGCAGGGAGTGGACCGTAAGGTCGGTGCCCTTGGGGAAGTACTGCCGCAGCAGCCCGTTGATGTTCTCGTTGGTGCCGCGCTGCCAGGGAGAATGAGGATCGCAGAAATAGATCCGGAAGCCGGAGAGGGCCTCTATCTCTTCATGGAGGACGAGCTCGCGCCCCTGGTCCCAGGTCAGGGTCCGCCGCAACGCTCGTGGCAGATCGGCGGTCTGCGAGACCAGGGCGTCGCGCATCGGCTGGGCCTTCCAGCCGTGCGGCAGGTGGATCAGGCGAACGAAGCGGGTCGTGCGGTCGACGAGGGTTCCTATAGCGGACCGCTGAGCGCGTCCGATGATGAGGTCTCCCTCCCAATCGCCGGGCGTTTCACGATCGTTGACCGTGGCGGGTCGGTCATGGACGAGCGTCATGTTCTTGATCTTGTTGGGTGAGACGACGCCACGGCGTTGCCGCTTGCGGCGGGTGCGTCCGGTGCGCAGTCGGCCCTCACGCTTGCCCAGAAGGCCAGCGAACAGGCCACGGTAGATCGTCTCCGGACAGGCCCGCATGCGAGGGTTGTCCGGGTGCTCGCGTGCGAGGTGTCGAGCAATCTGCTGCGGGGACCACTTCTCGTCGAGCTTCTCGCGCACTGCCGCGCGCAGGGGTCCGTGGTCGCGGAGTTTCTCTTCTTTGGGGCGTTGGCGACGCAGGAGCGCCTGGTTGTGTGCCCACCAGGGTTCGTACTCCCCGTTCTCCTTCCGGCCGCGTCCAATCTCCCGGTAGACCGTCGAAACGCTCTTGCCGATCTCGGCGGCGATGACGACCGGGCTCCGCCCGGCGCGCAGACCGTCGGCGATGGCGATCCGGTCGTCCTGGGTCAGGAAGCGTGGCGAGATGGGAGGGTCAGGAATGATCATGCTTCCAGCATCGATGAACCAGTTGGACCCGCAGCTCACCGATACGCCCACTTGGCGGGCGGCCGCTGCCCCCTTCAGGCCCTTGCGCCGCAGCTCGAAGTACCGCCGTCTGGCCGACGACGGCATGCGATTGGCTCCTCCACGAGGCATGCGAACCATCTCCCCTTGGATGTTCGCAACCACCGATCGAATTCAAGGCGTGTATCCGGTCGTCTTCATCGACTGCGTGAACGTGAAGGTCAGGGATGGGCAGGTCGCCAACCGGCCCGTCTACATGGCCTTGGCCGTGACGGCGGAGGGGCATCGGGACATCCTGGGCCTGTGGGTCGGCGACGGCGGCGAGGGCGCCAAGTACTGGCTGCAGGTCCTTACCGAGATCAAGAACCGGGGCGCCCGTGATGTGCTGATGCTGGTCTGCGACGGCCTGACCGGTCTTCCGGACGCGGTCAACACGGTCTGGCCTGCGACGATCGTGCAAACGTGCGTGGTTCACCTCCTGCGGAACAGCTTCCGTTACGCGGCCAGGCAGGACTGGGAGAAGATCGCGAAGGCGCTCAAGCCCATCTACACCGCGCCGACCGAGGACGCCGCCCTGGAACGCTTCATGGAGTTCAATGAGGCCTGGGGAAGGAAATACCCGGCGATCGTGCGGCTGTGGGAAAGCGCCTGGGCGGAGTTCGTCCCCTTCCTCCAGTTCGATATTGAGATCCGGAAAATCGTGTGCACCACCAACGCAATCGAGTCCGTCAACGCCCGTATCCGCAAGGCCGTGAGGGCCCGCGGGCACTTCCCCACTGAACAGGCCGCGCTCAAGTGCGTCTACCTCGCGGTGATGAGCCTGGACCCCAAGGGCACCGGAAGCAAGCGCTGGACCATGCGCTGGAAAGCCGCACTCCAAGCCTTCGACATCACCTTCGACGGCCGGCTCACTGCCGGACGCCGGTAGAAACAATCAACCGAGTCCCACCGTTCGCTGTACAGACCCGCGTCCTCGGCTAGAGGTGTGAGAGAACCCTTCACTGACAGTGAACTGTCGGCACTGAATCCCGCCGCGACAAGTGCGGTTTGCCAGGTGTCGGTGCATGTCGGCATCGTGACTGAGATGCGGTAGTTGCCGTGTGTTCGGCGCAAGGTCGCTACAAGTCGCGGAACCATTCGTGTGGCAAGGTCCGCGTCTCGTCGGGTGTTTCCACCGGCGAGTAGAGGCACGCTGATTACGACTCGTCCGGCCCCTGCAGCGGCCTCTGGAGGGTGTGCCGCAGCAGAACGCCTTCGGGGCCGATGACGACGGCCCGTTCGAGAGTGTTCAGGATCAGCGCGGGCCAGGCGCCGGTGACACCGACGCTCTCCGACCGGTGGCGCCGCTGATGCGCGGCGGCGGCCTCAGCGGCCAGTTCGGCGTAGGTCTCGTCGAGCGCGGGCCAGCCCAGTTCGTCGAGGACACCGGTACGCAGGGTGGAAGCGAGCAGCGGCACGACATCGTGGCCCTTGAGGAGTCGCACGGCCTCCGGGGCGACGTCTGCGACCACGGCGCGGAACGCCGAGGCCCTGTTGAGAGCGGTCTGCAGCCCGGGGAGCCCTCGCGCGGCCGTGTACTCCTCGGCGCAGGCGGTCAGCCACTCCCGCAGCATCTCGGAGAGCACCGGGTGCGCCGCCAGCTTCGCCATGCCGGCTTCGCTCAGCCGCTGACCGTGTCCGTCGCCGAGGCCGCCGATGTTCCGGCGCAGAAGGGCACGGAAGACCGGCCGTTCGGCGACGGCGGTGAGATCCCGCGCGCCGGGCGCGGTGTCGGTGAGCCACTGGCCGAGCGGAACACCGGGGGACTGCGTGGTGCCCGTGTCCTGGTCGTCCGGCTCGGCGACGGGGACGCCGGAGGCCAGGCAGAGGTCGAGAAGGTCCAGGTCGGCGGTGCGCTGCCAGCGGCCCTGGAACAGCTCGACGGGGCGCCCGTCGGCGCGCAGCCGGTCCGCCATCCGGGCGGCCAGGTCGAGGGTCTGCGGGCTGCGGCCCGACGTGACCCGGTTGCGCCGGCGGTGTGCCTCCCAGCGGGCGAGCCAGTCCGCCGGGGAGACGGACGGGTCGGTGGGGGCGGCGGAGCCGGAGGGAGCGTTGTCGGAGGTGCCCCGGAGGGCGGTCAGCAGGTCCTCGGCGCCGGACTCGGTCAGCAACTCCAGCCAGCCGGGTTCGCCGTCCGCGTCCCGGCCGCTCTCGCTGAAGGTCTCCGGGAAGAAGCCGAGGAGCCGGGCCCGCACGGCTGCATCCCGTCGAGCGAGGGCGATGAGCGCTGGGCGGTAGGCCGCCCAGAACGAGGCGGGGGCGCGGACGACTCCCGGGGAGCCGATCAGATCTGCCACCAGCTCGCGTTCGGCCGCCTCGCGGTCCAGCCCGGCGGCCTTGACCAGCGCGCGCACGTCCTGCGGCAGTGCCGCGTACGGTGGCATGCCGGCCGCGCAGCGCTCGACCAGCAGACGGCGGAACTGCGCCCAGGCGTCCGCCGGTGCGAGCCGGGCCACCAGGTCCCGCACGTACTGCCGCAGCGCCTTGACGGTCAGCGCGCCGGCGAAGGCGAACTCCAGGAAGACGGCCCGCTGTCGGTCCTCGTCCACGACCAGCCCGTGCACCCGCTCGGCCTCGCGGGCCTTGCCGAAGAAGGATGCGGCGTAGGTGGTGTTCTCGGCCTGGAGGAAGAGGCGTGCCACCTGCTCGTAGTAGGTGGGGAGGAAGTGGGGCACGGCCCGGCCGAGCCGGGTGCCCAGTGCGTCGAAGCCCTCCTTTGCCGCTCCGGCGCGGGTCCTGGCCTGCCGGCCCAGCCGCTCGATGTCCTTGACCAGGGCCAGGGCGTGGTGCCCATTGGCCGGGTCGTTGACCAGCGCCCAGGCCGGGAAGCCCAGCGTCTCGCGGCGCACCTGGCCCACGACGGGGGCCTCGGCGGTCCGGGCCAGCCCGAGGAACTCCAGGGCCAGGTCCTCGGCTTCGCCGAGAGTGCCTGCCACGAGCCGGACCACGGGGCGATCGCCGAGGGCGGTGTGCGTGTAGGTGCGGGCGGTCAGCGCGTCGGCGTCGTCCCGGTCGGTGGTGCCGACCGGGAGGATCGCGCCCGCGTCCAGCAGGGCTGCCGCGCGGGCCTCGGCGGCGGGGGTGGAGGTGCTCTCGCCCCGGGCCTGGGCGGGGAGGAACGCCACGCCCGCTGCCGTGGTGTTCGCGTTGGTGTTCGTCGTCGTGGTGCTCATGCCGCCCGCTCCTCGTCCTCCACGTCGCGGCCGGCGTAGAGCGCCGCCGCCATGCGCATGCCCTCGGACCACGCGACGGGGCCGACCTCGGCGGCCGTCAGCGCGCGCCCCGCAGGGTCGGTCCAGCCCAGGGGGCCCGTCTCGGTGCCGTACGCGTCGTATCCGTCGTGCTCGCCGATCCAGATGCGCGCCTCGGCGGTAGCGCCGTCCTCGACGACCGGGCAGACCGCGTATCCGCCGCGCGATCGGTACCCGAGTTGGGTGACACGGCCGTGCAGGAAGCGCAGTTCCTTGAACACGCCGCCGGCGTAGGTGTCCACGGAGGTGGTGTCCGGGGCGAGGCCCGGCGGGCGGCGCCACACCTCGCGGAACAGCTGCTCCACGTTCTGGCGCACCTCCAGTTCGACCGCGAACTCCCGCAACTCGTCGAGGTCGTCGAGGAGGACGGGGTGGGGCACGCTGACGACGTCCGGGGTGATGCGGACCGTGTCGCCGTCCAGGTCGACGAGGCCGAGACCGCGGTGGGGATCGACATCGCGCAGGAACCCGGCGACCCCACCGTCCGCGCCGGTGACCACCACGTCCCGCAGGGCCGCCTGCCACGAAGGGTCGGGCCAGACCCGGACGAGCACGGCCGTGGGGACGGGCAACGAACGCACCATCCACTGCTCGACGTCGGTCAGGCACTGGTGTT
This region includes:
- a CDS encoding DUF6882 domain-containing protein, which codes for MGMFKRANEPESAGQAGERADLSPLLLQGEDMIEQLGRAHMSWGLGSADRWDLDQTTGIITWTFPDKTATAPAQILGSFSPGSGSWLWAWANKSILPDMSRDARRFRDWAEANGHPALAQPEINADEQGASTLVALAVRVTGAAGYYKGPGGNSAVIITFGPVTLTAADGKVSTFNININ
- a CDS encoding DUF6243 family protein, producing MTVSKNINNPVGMGGGQRKKLSRAERQNNGPHRNLDRQGAADQKAELVRKMREKAGAAEGAGQTSDDTAQS
- a CDS encoding transposase, translating into MTDVMSDIKAGEAAVGALDAVDDSLVAELVARAQAGGVKLTGEGGLLAELTRKVLESALEGELTDHLGHEPGERVEGGRENYRNGHRSKTVTTEVGPVEIAVPRDRAGTFEPQLVKKRQRRLGGVDEMVLSLSAKGLTHGEISAHLAEVYGTEVSKTTVSTITDSVMAGMAEWQNRPLDSGRFLAVIANHGNCDAMPQSCMTSDGVRSPRTIRGRSLS
- a CDS encoding IS30 family transposase encodes the protein MPRGGANRMPSSARRRYFELRRKGLKGAAAARQVGVSVSCGSNWFIDAGSMIIPDPPISPRFLTQDDRIAIADGLRAGRSPVVIAAEIGKSVSTVYREIGRGRKENGEYEPWWAHNQALLRRQRPKEEKLRDHGPLRAAVREKLDEKWSPQQIARHLAREHPDNPRMRACPETIYRGLFAGLLGKREGRLRTGRTRRKRQRRGVVSPNKIKNMTLVHDRPATVNDRETPGDWEGDLIIGRAQRSAIGTLVDRTTRFVRLIHLPHGWKAQPMRDALVSQTADLPRALRRTLTWDQGRELVLHEEIEALSGFRIYFCDPHSPWQRGTNENINGLLRQYFPKGTDLTVHSLRNLTAVARQLNERPRMVLGDRTPSEVMQDWGIASQFP
- a CDS encoding DUF4132 domain-containing protein translates to MGWVPAGDYEVALEAGKVVCRNGKGRRLKSVPARLKDDPAVVGLRQLTEWLERHEHQCLTDVEQWMVRSLPVPTAVLVRVWPDPSWQAALRDVVVTGADGGVAGFLRDVDPHRGLGLVDLDGDTVRITPDVVSVPHPVLLDDLDELREFAVELEVRQNVEQLFREVWRRPPGLAPDTTSVDTYAGGVFKELRFLHGRVTQLGYRSRGGYAVCPVVEDGATAEARIWIGEHDGYDAYGTETGPLGWTDPAGRALTAAEVGPVAWSEGMRMAAALYAGRDVEDEERAA